One region of Hymenobacter sediminicola genomic DNA includes:
- the aroB gene encoding 3-dehydroquinate synthase produces the protein MLRQPAISQVFVLTDANTGRLCYPLLLPYLPSDHTVIELPAGEEAKTLASCETVWSELTERRADRHAVLVNLGGGVLTDLGGFCAALYKRGIRFMQVPTTLLAQVDASVGGKTGIDFLGFKNHLGVFQEPAGVFIDPRFLHTLDPRQLKSGYAEVVKHSLIADAEAFQVQRRTGMLLEDWTSTIEASVALKTEIVAQDPLEAGPRKLLNFGHTVGHALESYLLTQSGREILHGEAVAAGMMCEAWLSVQKGLLSTEELDQIETFLFSVFDKVQFVSLETEAIAEYAWQDKKNAGSIINCTLLHSIGRGVYDQPITIQELADSLRYYHRL, from the coding sequence ATGCTGCGTCAGCCTGCCATCAGTCAAGTATTTGTGCTGACCGATGCCAATACCGGCCGACTCTGCTATCCTCTGCTACTGCCTTACCTTCCCAGTGACCATACTGTCATCGAGCTGCCGGCAGGGGAGGAAGCAAAAACGCTGGCGTCCTGCGAAACTGTTTGGAGTGAATTGACGGAGCGCCGGGCCGACCGGCATGCGGTACTGGTAAACCTGGGTGGCGGCGTACTTACCGATTTGGGCGGGTTTTGCGCCGCGCTGTATAAGCGTGGCATCCGCTTTATGCAGGTGCCTACTACTTTGCTGGCACAGGTAGATGCCAGTGTAGGTGGCAAAACCGGTATTGATTTTCTGGGGTTCAAGAACCACTTGGGCGTATTTCAAGAGCCGGCGGGTGTGTTTATCGATCCACGGTTTCTACATACCCTGGATCCACGCCAGCTCAAATCCGGGTATGCCGAAGTCGTGAAGCACAGCCTGATTGCCGATGCCGAAGCTTTCCAGGTGCAGCGCCGCACGGGCATGCTCCTGGAAGACTGGACCAGTACAATTGAAGCGTCGGTGGCTTTGAAAACGGAAATAGTGGCGCAGGATCCACTGGAGGCTGGCCCGCGCAAGCTCCTGAATTTCGGCCATACCGTGGGGCATGCCCTGGAAAGCTACCTGCTTACGCAGTCGGGCCGCGAAATCCTGCACGGCGAAGCTGTGGCGGCCGGGATGATGTGCGAGGCTTGGCTATCGGTGCAGAAAGGCCTGTTAAGCACCGAAGAGCTGGACCAGATTGAAACGTTTCTGTTTTCGGTATTTGATAAGGTGCAGTTTGTCTCATTAGAAACCGAGGCCATTGCGGAATACGCGTGGCAGGACAAGAAGAATGCAGGCTCCATCATCAACTGTACTCTATTACACAGCATCGGGCGTGGTGTGTACGACCAGCCCATCACGATACAGGAGCTAGCGGACTCGCTGCGCTATTACCACCGGCTGTAG